Proteins encoded within one genomic window of Halocatena marina:
- a CDS encoding ferritin-like domain-containing protein produces the protein MTNEQVVELLQSAYNDEIETVMNYLTNAVVLDGVSAEEVKESLRSDAKREELGHAERIGERLKELDAQPPASFDFEPQQESLQPPEDTADVLSVIDGVIEYEEEAIETYRSLVDAAREADDPVTEDLAISILSDEESHRTEFRSFRKGYD, from the coding sequence ATGACCAATGAACAGGTAGTCGAGCTTTTGCAAAGCGCTTACAACGATGAAATCGAGACGGTGATGAACTACCTGACGAACGCGGTCGTCCTCGACGGCGTCAGCGCAGAAGAGGTCAAAGAGAGCCTCCGCTCCGATGCAAAACGAGAAGAACTCGGACACGCCGAGCGAATCGGGGAGCGCTTGAAAGAACTCGACGCTCAGCCACCGGCGTCGTTCGATTTCGAACCACAACAGGAATCACTCCAACCACCAGAGGATACGGCCGATGTGCTCTCAGTGATCGATGGTGTGATTGAGTACGAGGAAGAAGCGATCGAGACGTACCGATCGCTCGTTGATGCCGCCAGAGAAGCGGACGATCCAGTGACCGAAGACCTCGCTATCAGCATCCTAAGTGACGAGGAATCACACCGAACCGAGTTTCGAAGCTTCCGGAAGGGCTACGACTGA
- a CDS encoding NAD(P)/FAD-dependent oxidoreductase — protein MNNGTHRRLIITGTGIAGLSAAIYAGRANNEPLVIEGDEPGGQLTLTTDVANYPGFPEGISGPDLVQRMKEQATRFGAEIEHGIVTNIDDRSRPFEVECRDGTVYTADAVIAASGASARTLGVPGEDELMGYGVSTCATCDGAFFRDEEMLVVGGGDAAMEEAAFLTKFASKVYLAHRREEFRAEQYWIDRIQEKSDAGEIEIMRNTELTEIHGTQAEGVSHVTLARNDSGYPSEKLDDPNTESFDFDVGAVFLAIGHTPNTDYLEGTDVEMDESGYLRTRGGRDGGQTRTDVDGIFGAGDVVDFHYQQAATAGGMGVKAALDADEFLDQHPRKATKTTPAPAESDD, from the coding sequence ATGAACAATGGCACTCATCGACGACTCATTATTACAGGAACAGGGATCGCAGGGCTCTCTGCCGCGATCTATGCCGGACGGGCCAACAATGAGCCGCTCGTAATCGAGGGTGACGAGCCAGGGGGACAGCTCACACTCACCACCGATGTCGCCAACTATCCGGGCTTTCCAGAGGGAATCAGTGGTCCAGATCTTGTCCAGCGAATGAAAGAGCAGGCAACTCGTTTCGGAGCTGAAATTGAGCACGGCATCGTCACGAATATCGACGACCGCTCGCGTCCGTTTGAAGTCGAATGCAGAGACGGAACGGTTTACACCGCTGATGCGGTCATCGCTGCTTCGGGAGCAAGCGCGCGCACGCTTGGCGTCCCTGGCGAAGACGAATTGATGGGCTACGGCGTCTCGACCTGTGCCACGTGTGATGGTGCGTTTTTCCGCGATGAGGAGATGCTCGTCGTCGGGGGAGGAGACGCCGCGATGGAGGAGGCAGCCTTTCTCACGAAGTTCGCCTCAAAGGTTTATCTCGCTCACCGACGCGAGGAGTTCCGCGCCGAACAGTACTGGATCGACAGAATTCAGGAAAAGAGTGATGCTGGCGAGATCGAGATCATGCGCAACACGGAACTGACCGAGATCCACGGAACACAAGCGGAGGGTGTTTCGCACGTCACGCTCGCTCGCAACGATTCGGGCTATCCGTCCGAAAAACTCGATGACCCGAACACCGAGTCGTTCGATTTCGACGTCGGAGCCGTCTTTCTCGCCATTGGCCACACACCGAACACAGACTACCTCGAAGGGACTGACGTCGAGATGGACGAAAGCGGCTACCTCCGGACACGAGGTGGGCGGGACGGTGGACAGACCAGAACCGATGTCGATGGTATCTTCGGCGCGGGTGATGTGGTCGATTTCCACTATCAACAGGCCGCTACCGCGGGCGGAATGGGAGTGAAAGCTGCACTCGACGCTGATGAGTTCCTCGACCAACACCCCCGCAAGGCAACTAAAACAACGCCAGCACCAGCCGAATCTGACGACTAA
- a CDS encoding UPF0058 family protein — protein sequence MKKQELIHLHGLLAEVSNHYELRSENTIDHTKYEELGVQPTSIHKSKTDHKEAVFMLATGITDEIVAVEDEQPISAAAD from the coding sequence ATGAAAAAGCAGGAACTGATCCACCTTCACGGTCTGCTTGCAGAGGTATCCAATCACTACGAACTTCGAAGTGAGAATACAATTGATCACACCAAGTACGAGGAACTTGGGGTTCAACCGACATCTATACACAAATCAAAAACCGATCACAAGGAGGCTGTTTTTATGCTGGCCACAGGAATCACCGATGAAATAGTTGCTGTCGAAGACGAGCAGCCCATCTCGGCAGCCGCCGACTGA
- a CDS encoding ABC transporter substrate-binding protein, whose product MVNGTELEIPTRRDYLKYGGTLIGGCLLAGCAGNNSSESPSTTNKTVMATDSDTENTDETAAGSSYSVTMEPVGSVTFDDVPETWFSFTGDYADMGVALGQSDGLSAIGHRARFGSHVYEAIPGVSVDKSKLTQLWQDGTGKEVFYELDVDIHLIDPNFMVNRLQWNQDDVTEIRDTVAPFIGNTIFSRVYNWHDYADYTMYEAFEKVAQVFQEQARYEAFKQYHDEVLTDVEKRLPNEQPNIAVLYPAEVPPESFYPYRIGKGTQSKHWNELNVRDALAQNDITDAQAGGATIDYETLLELDPDILAIRLQGEITQKYIDEKIVPHLQNHEIASKLRAVQNDRVIYGGLTYQGPIIHLFQLEQAAQRLYPDVFGGNQLFDRQRVADIITEGS is encoded by the coding sequence ATGGTAAACGGTACAGAACTCGAAATACCGACGCGGCGCGACTACCTGAAGTACGGTGGCACTCTCATCGGTGGCTGTCTACTTGCGGGCTGTGCTGGTAACAATAGCTCCGAATCACCGTCGACTACGAACAAGACGGTGATGGCGACAGACAGCGACACCGAAAATACAGACGAGACAGCTGCAGGTTCCTCATACTCAGTGACGATGGAGCCAGTTGGGTCAGTTACGTTCGATGACGTCCCAGAAACGTGGTTCTCGTTTACCGGTGACTATGCGGATATGGGTGTCGCACTGGGCCAAAGCGACGGACTGTCTGCCATTGGTCATCGCGCTCGATTTGGGTCGCACGTCTACGAGGCAATACCTGGCGTTTCAGTCGACAAGAGCAAACTTACGCAGCTCTGGCAGGATGGCACCGGGAAGGAGGTCTTCTACGAACTTGATGTCGATATCCACCTCATCGATCCGAACTTCATGGTGAACCGACTTCAGTGGAATCAGGACGATGTCACGGAGATTCGTGATACTGTCGCACCATTCATCGGGAATACGATCTTTTCTCGTGTCTACAACTGGCACGATTACGCCGACTACACGATGTATGAGGCCTTCGAGAAGGTCGCGCAAGTGTTTCAGGAGCAGGCACGCTACGAGGCGTTCAAGCAGTATCACGATGAGGTGCTCACAGACGTAGAGAAACGCCTCCCGAATGAGCAACCCAATATTGCTGTTCTGTATCCTGCGGAAGTGCCGCCAGAATCATTCTACCCGTATCGGATTGGAAAAGGAACCCAATCCAAGCACTGGAATGAGCTGAACGTTCGGGACGCATTAGCGCAGAATGACATCACAGACGCGCAAGCAGGCGGTGCTACAATCGATTATGAAACCCTGCTGGAGCTCGATCCAGATATCCTCGCAATCAGACTTCAAGGCGAAATCACGCAGAAATACATCGACGAAAAGATCGTTCCACATTTGCAGAACCACGAGATAGCGAGCAAACTTCGAGCTGTTCAGAATGATCGCGTCATCTACGGTGGGCTGACGTATCAAGGACCTATTATTCATCTCTTTCAGCTCGAACAGGCCGCTCAGAGACTTTACCCGGACGTATTCGGTGGTAATCAGTTGTTCGACCGCCAGCGGGTTGCTGATATCATCACTGAGGGTTCGTGA
- a CDS encoding winged helix-turn-helix domain-containing protein yields MEGVLWYVLTGTRGGPNRVRILRALDEQPRNANQLAEDLDLDYKTVRHHLDVLMDNNVLTNSGDDYGAVYLPSDQARHHWEIIETIIEQVDG; encoded by the coding sequence ATGGAAGGTGTCCTCTGGTACGTGCTGACGGGCACACGTGGCGGGCCCAACCGGGTGCGTATCCTGCGTGCTCTCGATGAGCAGCCACGCAACGCCAACCAGCTAGCAGAGGATTTGGATCTCGATTACAAAACGGTCCGACATCACCTTGACGTACTGATGGATAACAATGTACTGACTAACAGTGGCGACGATTACGGAGCGGTGTACCTCCCGAGCGATCAAGCGCGTCATCACTGGGAGATCATCGAGACGATCATCGAGCAGGTGGACGGATGA
- a CDS encoding ABC transporter substrate-binding protein, with amino-acid sequence METNNTTRSGKLTRRDCVKYGGAAIVSGLFAGCVGDSGNGPSTAANNATATSSYSVTMEPVGEISFESVPERWIAYDGGYADMGVALGKASGITGIGNADRYYTAIYDELPGVSVDRDQIEANPEIRTKEQFYELDNDVHLYDPQMLINWFEWNQSDVDEIASNVAPFFCNLIFRRSDEWHDYRYYTMYEAFEKIAELFHEQERYRAFKQLHDDYTAEIRTRLPPADKRPSVFLTYEGTTEPKTFSPYRLDDKGTSKKQWRLLGATDALAGTAIENLSTSNRSELDYENLLEIDPDVILIRGHERKSVSEFRKTVLDYMQNHPVGSELTAVQNGRVYRGGYLNQGPIHNLFLTERGAQQLYPDVFGEVTSNEKLFDRQRVADIVNGDFDG; translated from the coding sequence ATGGAGACCAATAATACGACACGGAGTGGGAAACTGACACGGCGAGACTGTGTCAAGTACGGTGGAGCAGCGATCGTCAGTGGACTGTTCGCCGGATGTGTTGGCGATTCGGGGAACGGACCGTCAACTGCGGCAAACAATGCTACAGCGACCAGTTCCTATTCAGTCACAATGGAACCGGTCGGTGAAATTTCATTCGAGTCGGTTCCTGAACGGTGGATCGCTTACGACGGTGGGTACGCAGATATGGGCGTCGCACTTGGGAAGGCAAGCGGGATTACCGGCATCGGAAACGCCGACCGCTATTACACCGCTATCTACGACGAGCTGCCTGGCGTGAGCGTCGATCGAGATCAAATCGAGGCAAACCCAGAAATCCGAACCAAAGAGCAGTTCTACGAGCTTGACAACGATGTTCACTTGTACGATCCACAGATGCTCATCAACTGGTTCGAGTGGAATCAGTCGGACGTTGATGAAATCGCTAGTAACGTTGCACCATTTTTCTGTAATTTGATCTTCCGTCGGTCCGATGAATGGCACGATTACCGCTACTACACGATGTATGAGGCCTTCGAGAAGATTGCAGAGCTCTTCCACGAGCAGGAGCGGTATCGGGCGTTCAAGCAGCTTCATGACGATTATACTGCGGAGATTCGGACGCGACTCCCGCCCGCCGATAAGCGACCGAGCGTGTTTCTCACCTACGAAGGAACGACAGAACCGAAGACCTTCTCACCGTACCGACTCGACGACAAGGGAACGAGCAAGAAACAGTGGCGTCTTCTCGGCGCTACCGACGCGCTCGCGGGGACTGCTATCGAGAATCTCAGCACCAGCAACCGCAGCGAACTCGACTACGAGAACCTGCTCGAAATCGATCCAGACGTGATTCTCATCCGCGGTCACGAGCGAAAGTCAGTGTCCGAATTCCGCAAGACAGTACTCGATTATATGCAGAACCATCCCGTTGGTAGCGAGTTAACGGCCGTGCAGAACGGACGCGTATACCGTGGTGGCTACCTCAACCAAGGGCCAATCCACAATCTGTTTCTTACTGAACGTGGCGCACAGCAGTTGTATCCTGATGTCTTCGGGGAAGTGACAAGCAATGAGAAATTGTTCGATCGACAGCGAGTCGCAGACATCGTCAACGGCGATTTTGACGGGTGA
- a CDS encoding sodium:proline symporter, with the protein MTQSSIVLGVTTLVVGVVSILGVLFARGQIETVEDYISARGSAGEGTLTATLIASSMGAWILLSPAEAGAAFGGITAVLGYALGSALPMVVYAVIGPRIRELIPHGHSLTEYTHARYGTAMYVYVLVVSIAYMFTFLAAEMTGITGALSLVAGVPAWQTAALIGGFVLVYTTYGGLRASIFTDTVQTLLILPLLAIGFGFALLELGGAGAVYEGAVSSNPQLLNLGFVSGIQFGVYIAVAVLGAEMLNQAWWQRIYAAENDRVLQRSFLVTAVAIIPMIFVSGLFGLAAQGLNLIDGNASIAFFLVVDEAFPDSIVLGIVILAVLLVMSSADTLLNALSSIVTADLPRVLELSDETLTASARALTVVVALAAIVIGAQGYSVLAIFFTADLLAVATFIPLLSGLYFARLSETGALLASVAGLIVGGLFFPLARPLLPFASGLPAASYFASFLSAGIVSAALTVLASLGSKGQFDFEQFEQKIQRLDEHEPMADGSGQRGNDQ; encoded by the coding sequence GTGACTCAGTCGTCGATCGTCCTTGGTGTGACAACTCTCGTGGTCGGAGTGGTTTCGATACTCGGCGTATTGTTCGCTCGTGGACAGATCGAAACCGTCGAGGACTACATCAGCGCACGAGGGAGTGCAGGAGAGGGAACGCTCACGGCAACACTCATTGCATCGAGTATGGGCGCATGGATTCTGCTATCGCCTGCCGAAGCTGGTGCTGCCTTCGGTGGTATCACAGCAGTTCTCGGATACGCACTTGGGAGTGCACTTCCGATGGTGGTGTATGCGGTGATTGGACCACGTATTCGAGAGCTAATTCCGCACGGTCACTCACTCACAGAGTACACTCACGCCCGGTACGGGACGGCGATGTACGTCTACGTGCTTGTAGTGAGCATTGCGTATATGTTCACATTTCTCGCAGCCGAAATGACAGGGATCACCGGTGCCCTGTCACTCGTTGCAGGTGTTCCAGCATGGCAGACCGCTGCTCTCATCGGTGGATTCGTTCTCGTGTACACCACCTATGGAGGACTTCGTGCGAGCATCTTCACAGACACCGTTCAAACGTTGCTCATACTACCCTTGCTGGCTATCGGCTTCGGGTTCGCTCTGCTCGAACTCGGTGGCGCTGGGGCAGTCTACGAGGGCGCTGTCAGTTCGAACCCCCAGCTTCTGAATCTTGGCTTTGTTTCCGGGATACAGTTCGGCGTTTACATCGCTGTTGCTGTCCTCGGCGCGGAGATGCTGAACCAGGCGTGGTGGCAACGAATCTATGCGGCTGAGAACGATCGTGTGCTCCAGCGGTCGTTCCTCGTCACTGCCGTTGCCATCATTCCAATGATATTCGTCTCCGGACTGTTCGGTCTCGCTGCACAAGGGTTGAATCTCATCGACGGCAACGCGAGTATCGCCTTTTTTCTCGTCGTCGACGAGGCGTTTCCCGATAGCATTGTTCTCGGTATCGTCATTCTTGCTGTCCTGCTCGTAATGAGCAGCGCAGACACCCTGCTAAATGCGCTTTCAAGCATCGTCACAGCCGATCTCCCGCGTGTTCTCGAACTAAGCGATGAGACACTCACAGCGAGTGCGCGTGCTCTCACCGTCGTCGTTGCACTCGCAGCGATCGTCATCGGCGCACAGGGATACAGCGTTCTCGCAATCTTCTTTACCGCCGACCTACTTGCCGTGGCGACGTTCATTCCGCTTCTCTCTGGTCTGTACTTCGCTCGGTTATCGGAGACAGGCGCACTTCTTGCGAGCGTCGCCGGACTGATCGTCGGCGGACTGTTCTTCCCACTGGCACGGCCACTCCTCCCGTTCGCATCGGGACTTCCGGCCGCGTCATACTTCGCGTCGTTCCTCAGCGCTGGCATCGTTTCCGCCGCACTGACTGTACTCGCCTCGCTTGGCTCTAAGGGACAGTTCGACTTCGAGCAATTTGAACAGAAAATCCAGCGACTCGACGAACACGAACCGATGGCAGACGGCAGTGGACAACGAGGGAACGACCAATGA
- a CDS encoding transcription initiation factor IIB family protein, with protein sequence MSDSTIRTYTEETTESSSEEEHEREHESTSACPECGGRLMSDNEHGETVCGECGLVVEEDSIDRGPEWRAFDAAEKDQKSRVGAPTTTMMHDKGLSTNIGWQDKDAYGNSLSSRQRQKMQRLRTWNERFRTRDSKERNLKQALGEIDRMASALGLPETVRETASVIYRRALAENLLPGRSIEGVSTAALYAAARQAGTPRSLDEITMVSRVDKMELTRTYRYVVRQLNLEIKPADPESYVPRFASDLDLPEEVTRRARDLIGNARDAGILSGKSPVGLAAAAIYAASLLCNQKVTQSQVSDVANISEVTIRNRYKEILEADAHPAV encoded by the coding sequence ATGAGCGATTCAACAATTCGAACATACACAGAAGAGACGACTGAATCCTCGTCCGAAGAGGAACACGAGCGTGAGCACGAGTCGACTTCCGCTTGTCCGGAGTGCGGTGGCCGACTGATGAGCGATAACGAACACGGAGAGACTGTCTGTGGAGAGTGTGGACTGGTTGTTGAGGAGGACTCGATCGACCGTGGGCCGGAGTGGCGCGCGTTCGACGCCGCTGAGAAAGATCAGAAGAGCCGGGTTGGTGCGCCGACCACCACGATGATGCACGACAAGGGCCTGTCGACGAATATCGGCTGGCAGGACAAAGACGCATACGGCAATTCCCTGTCTTCGCGTCAACGTCAGAAGATGCAGCGTCTGCGCACGTGGAACGAACGATTCCGCACACGGGACTCCAAAGAGCGCAACCTGAAACAGGCACTCGGCGAAATCGATCGCATGGCTAGCGCACTCGGTCTTCCCGAGACCGTTCGAGAGACTGCGAGCGTCATCTACAGACGCGCGCTTGCCGAGAACCTCTTGCCCGGCCGAAGCATTGAGGGCGTTTCGACGGCCGCACTCTACGCTGCTGCCCGGCAGGCTGGTACCCCAAGAAGCCTCGATGAGATCACGATGGTCTCACGAGTGGATAAGATGGAGTTGACCCGCACGTACCGGTACGTCGTGCGCCAGCTCAACCTCGAGATCAAACCTGCCGATCCGGAGAGCTACGTCCCCCGATTTGCGAGCGATCTCGATCTCCCTGAGGAGGTCACCCGTCGCGCACGGGATCTGATCGGCAACGCACGCGATGCAGGAATACTGAGTGGCAAGAGTCCAGTCGGTCTGGCGGCGGCGGCCATCTACGCTGCCTCGCTGCTGTGCAACCAGAAAGTCACCCAGAGCCAAGTGTCGGATGTTGCCAATATCTCTGAGGTCACCATTCGAAACCGCTATAAGGAGATTCTGGAAGCGGATGCCCATCCGGCAGTCTAA
- a CDS encoding alkaline phosphatase family protein: protein MLHEALADTLRAETIAPECIRPAWNDYCFANVPDTVLSLFGNGSKAVRPLPDAVFDGVMTEFDHVVLAFIDGFGWNHFQRVRHDHSFLTRLTEHATVTPLTAGYPSETAAAVSTIHTGHQPVEHGVLGWDAHVPSLGGYIQTLPFTDHEHTPLGEVRTNPDPADLIDESTLYERLDARSVLIQPARINENPYNAQVTRGAKLVNYENSAQAAYRVRAQLEGTTEPTYCYCYLSHVDTFSHTHGVVHEETDAQLASVCRAIEREIVEKLDPTVAERTLLLVLADHGEIDTIPPERINSGSFDLDRHLQRDEQGNPIPVVGGPRNLQFHAREGHRNALHTALEDCLTPLDPLVLDRERIIDEDLFGDREPSERFKRRCPDVLVVPRTGFARDADDPLTKVGMHGGLHPDEMLIPFAAARIDALQE, encoded by the coding sequence ATGCTTCATGAAGCGCTCGCCGATACCCTTCGGGCTGAGACAATCGCACCAGAATGTATCCGGCCTGCATGGAATGACTACTGCTTCGCCAATGTTCCTGATACCGTGCTGTCACTGTTCGGTAATGGTTCGAAGGCCGTCCGTCCACTTCCTGATGCTGTTTTCGACGGTGTTATGACAGAGTTCGACCACGTTGTACTCGCATTCATCGACGGATTCGGCTGGAACCACTTTCAGCGCGTTCGGCATGATCACTCGTTTCTAACCCGATTGACCGAGCATGCGACGGTCACGCCATTGACGGCGGGCTATCCAAGCGAAACCGCGGCTGCGGTCTCCACGATTCACACTGGTCATCAACCGGTTGAACACGGTGTACTGGGTTGGGATGCTCACGTTCCGTCGCTCGGTGGATACATCCAGACACTTCCGTTCACTGACCACGAGCACACACCGCTCGGTGAGGTCCGTACCAACCCAGACCCTGCCGATCTGATCGATGAATCGACACTCTACGAACGTCTCGACGCCCGCTCGGTTCTCATTCAGCCCGCGAGAATCAACGAAAACCCGTATAACGCGCAGGTTACTCGCGGGGCCAAACTCGTAAATTACGAAAATTCCGCACAGGCTGCCTACCGAGTGCGTGCGCAATTGGAAGGGACGACAGAACCGACGTACTGTTACTGCTATCTCTCACACGTGGACACATTTTCTCATACACACGGCGTCGTTCACGAGGAAACTGATGCCCAGCTCGCAAGCGTTTGTCGCGCTATCGAGCGAGAGATTGTCGAAAAACTCGATCCCACGGTCGCCGAGCGCACACTACTGCTCGTGCTGGCCGATCACGGAGAAATTGATACGATCCCTCCTGAGCGGATCAACAGTGGCTCATTCGACCTTGACAGACATCTCCAGCGGGACGAGCAGGGAAACCCAATTCCAGTAGTTGGCGGTCCGCGTAATCTCCAGTTTCATGCCCGTGAAGGCCACCGAAACGCGCTACATACGGCCCTCGAAGACTGTCTCACACCACTTGACCCGCTCGTGCTCGATCGCGAGCGGATCATCGACGAAGACCTCTTTGGCGATCGAGAGCCAAGCGAGCGATTCAAGCGGCGGTGTCCAGATGTGCTTGTGGTGCCTCGAACGGGATTCGCACGTGATGCCGACGACCCTCTCACGAAGGTCGGGATGCACGGTGGGCTGCATCCTGATGAGATGCTGATTCCCTTCGCTGCCGCACGGATCGACGCCCTACAGGAGTGA
- a CDS encoding DUF555 domain-containing protein, translating to MDCRVVVEAAIPVYDVGSADEAVRIAISKTGDMLNPDLNYVEISMGTRACPHCEEEIDPAFVAADEALVSLELEMTVFNVEDEEHASRIARKEIGQRMQKVPLDIVEVDVIEDDSEEIDDSQADTDESTESTTESDASDEDILPEFQDLIGEK from the coding sequence ATGGACTGTCGCGTCGTCGTCGAGGCGGCGATACCCGTCTACGATGTCGGTTCTGCCGATGAAGCTGTGCGCATAGCGATCTCAAAAACCGGAGACATGCTCAATCCCGACCTCAACTACGTCGAAATATCCATGGGCACACGAGCATGTCCACACTGTGAAGAGGAGATTGATCCTGCGTTCGTCGCCGCAGACGAGGCGCTCGTCTCACTCGAACTCGAAATGACAGTGTTCAACGTTGAAGATGAAGAACACGCCTCGCGGATTGCTCGCAAAGAGATCGGCCAGCGAATGCAAAAGGTGCCACTCGATATTGTTGAGGTCGACGTCATCGAAGATGACTCCGAAGAGATCGACGATTCCCAAGCAGACACCGATGAGAGCACCGAGTCAACAACTGAATCGGACGCATCAGATGAAGATATTCTTCCCGAGTTTCAGGACCTCATCGGAGAGAAATAG
- a CDS encoding DUF357 domain-containing protein: MSADLEEKTERYERLLSEAIDAATIAPPAGTPLAESAAECHEMAASYLDDGRHFKKQGDTVNALAAFSYGHAWLDAGARIGIFDVPTDGHLFTV; this comes from the coding sequence ATGTCCGCCGATCTCGAAGAAAAGACCGAACGGTACGAACGTCTGTTATCGGAGGCGATCGATGCCGCAACGATTGCCCCTCCCGCGGGGACACCGTTGGCAGAAAGCGCCGCTGAATGCCACGAAATGGCCGCCTCGTACCTCGATGACGGACGTCACTTCAAGAAACAAGGCGACACAGTCAATGCACTCGCGGCGTTCTCGTACGGTCACGCGTGGCTCGATGCGGGTGCTCGTATCGGTATCTTCGATGTTCCGACAGATGGACACTTATTCACAGTTTGA
- a CDS encoding DNA-3-methyladenine glycosylase has product MEQGFISLDSIPGDFDLQSTIESGQSYMWSRDDGRMYEETPAYGGTAWYYTAFSRPTNGEPSVVRVRQHDHRLEWEATFDARDALVQLLRLDDDLEAIISETVDDSLVRTAYETYRGMRLVRDPPFPTLISFICSAQMRVSRIHGMQRALARKFGDTIKFDGMTYHAFPTAEQLATATESELRELKLGYRAPYVASTAKMVAAGEAHPEDAIGMDYEAAREYLTRFVGVGEKVADCVLLFSLNYLEAVPLDTWIRGAIADHYPECDRGSYAETSRAIRERFGGTYAGYAQTYVFHYLRANESPSE; this is encoded by the coding sequence ATGGAACAGGGTTTCATTTCTCTTGATTCGATACCCGGTGACTTCGACCTCCAATCGACCATCGAGAGCGGACAGAGTTACATGTGGTCGCGCGACGATGGGCGGATGTACGAGGAAACGCCTGCGTATGGTGGGACTGCCTGGTACTACACCGCCTTTTCGCGCCCGACGAATGGCGAACCATCCGTTGTTCGTGTCCGCCAACATGACCATCGACTCGAATGGGAGGCGACGTTTGACGCCCGTGACGCCCTTGTTCAGCTGTTGCGACTCGATGATGATCTTGAAGCGATCATATCCGAGACGGTCGATGATTCACTCGTCCGGACAGCGTATGAGACGTATCGTGGAATGCGTCTCGTTCGTGATCCACCATTTCCGACGCTCATTTCGTTTATTTGTTCGGCACAGATGCGAGTCTCGCGCATCCACGGCATGCAGCGCGCACTTGCTCGAAAGTTCGGCGACACGATCAAATTCGACGGGATGACGTACCACGCCTTTCCGACCGCAGAGCAACTCGCCACAGCGACTGAATCGGAGCTCCGAGAGCTGAAGCTCGGATACCGCGCACCGTACGTCGCGTCGACAGCCAAAATGGTTGCAGCTGGTGAGGCACATCCCGAGGACGCCATCGGAATGGACTACGAAGCGGCACGTGAGTATCTCACTCGCTTTGTTGGTGTTGGAGAGAAAGTCGCCGATTGTGTCCTCCTCTTCTCGCTCAATTACCTCGAAGCTGTTCCGCTCGATACATGGATCCGTGGGGCAATCGCTGATCACTACCCTGAGTGCGATCGCGGGAGCTACGCTGAAACTTCACGAGCGATCCGAGAACGCTTTGGTGGAACATACGCTGGCTACGCACAGACGTACGTGTTTCACTACCTACGAGCGAATGAGTCACCAAGCGAATAG